In Cryptomeria japonica chromosome 10, Sugi_1.0, whole genome shotgun sequence, a genomic segment contains:
- the LOC131858807 gene encoding non-specific lipid-transfer protein 3-like, giving the protein MAAMLGAALIISSGVNAAISCSTVTSDLSPCLSYVTGGSSQPSGGCCSGVRTLNAAASTTPDRRAACSCIKTIANSAPGFRWDRAGSLPGQCGVNVGFPITPSVNCAK; this is encoded by the coding sequence ATGGCGGCTATGCTTGGCGCAGCCCTGATAATAAGCAGCGGAGTGAACGCTGCGATCTCGTGCTCAACGGTGACGTCAGATTTAAGCCCATGTTTGTCGTATGTGACTGGCGGCTCCTCGCAGCCGTCAGGTGGGTGCTGTAGCGGCGTTCGCACTCTCAACGCCGCCGCCTCAACCACACCAGACAGGCGAGCCGCGTGTAGTTGCATTAAAACCATTGCGAATAGTGCTCCGGGCTTCAGATGGGATAGGGCTGGAAGTTTGCCTGGTCAATGTGGGGTTAATGTAGGCTTTCCCATCACTCCTTCTGTTAACTGTGCTAAGTAA